In Sphaeramia orbicularis chromosome 7, fSphaOr1.1, whole genome shotgun sequence, one genomic interval encodes:
- the vwa1 gene encoding von Willebrand factor A domain-containing protein 1, translating into MENHVLLPWMLLCLLLRPSVSQNPLPEGVLNCCEGDVLFLLDSSGSVSSYEHSRLLSFLSELLLPFSLGEDQVRVGLLQVGTQPRLEFGFDTHNTQTGLQGALRSIRPLRGDTNTVEALRMAKDRVLRPGTPDGARVGLPRVLVWLTDGVKPGDVTGPMAKLQDEGVAVLVVSTGHGNYQVLREVVSPPVENHLYFVDIDDMSIITEDLRDAIIEIIRAERIHARDVSTNSATLHWRPVLSGLNGHYEVRFGPVPTGGTGGGGGGGTGTSPSTGGSHYQRFTQSADSSTARLTGLKPDTTYVATLTPESNEQAFNTLSVTFTTKPEVLSPAVVSISESGHNSVRISWGPLQPEKVISYYIEYSALPRGKLHAVTVGRTQNSTLLRDLQPDTTYLVTVSARHSSGKEKAMSVKVCTQEETPALSDLQLTTVGSDSVQVDWKGSLPGLRGYWLTWEDQQSSTPAQRSSLYLPPDSLSTQLTHLPPFARVCVSPIYRTARGEGLCCTAQFQSDASAYGYQS; encoded by the exons ATGGAAAACCACGTGTTGTTGCCATGGATGCTCCTGTGTTTACTCCTGCGGCCATCGGTATCACAGAACCCTCTACCTGAAGGAG TGCTGAACTGCTGCGAGGGCGACGTCCTCTTCTTACTGGATTCCTCTGGAAGTGTGTCATCTTATGAGCACTCTCGCCTGCTCTCCTTCCTGTCTGAGCTCCTCCTCCCCTTCTCGCTGGGAGAGGACCAGGTGAGGGTGGGACTTCTGCAGGTGGGCACCCAACCCCGCCTAGAGTTTGGCTTTGACACCCATAACACCCAAACTGGCCTCCAGGGAGCTTTGAGGAGCATCAGGCCACTGAGAGGAGACACCAATACAGTGGAAGCACTTCGAATGGCCAAAGACAGGGTCCTGAGACCTGGAACACCTGACGGGGCCAGGGTGGGACTCCCACGAGTGCTGGTGTGGTTGACGGATGGGGTGAAACCAGGGGATGTGACTGGACCCATGGCTAAGTTGCAGGATGAGGGTGTGGCTGTGCTGGTGGTCTCCACCGGGCATGGAAACTACCAGGTGTTGAGGGAGGTGGTAAGCCCACCTGTGGAAAACCACCTGTACTTTGTGGACATCGATGACATGAGCATAATTACAGAGGACCTGCGGGATGCCATCATTG AAATTATCAGAGCTGAGAGAATCCATGCCCGAGATGTGTCCACCAACTCTGCTACTCTCCACTGGCGACCTGTCCTGTCTGGTTTAAATGGCCACTATGAAGTCCGCTTTGGTCCGGTTccgacaggaggaacaggaggcgGTGGAGGGGGTGGGACTGGTACCAGTCCGAGCACTGGTGGTAGCCATTACCAGAGGTTTACCCAGTCTGCAGACTCCAGTACCGCCAGGCTGACGGGCCTGAAGCCTGATACCACATATGTTGCCACTCTGACTCCGGAGTCAAATGAACAAGCATTTAATACACTCTCTGTCACTTTTACAACTAAACCAG AGGTGCTGAGTCCAGCTGTTGTAAGTATCTCAGAGTCAGGGCACAACAGCGTTCGGATAAGTTGGGGTCCACTTCAGCCAGAGAAGGTCATAAGTTACTACATTGAATACTCTGCACTGCCCAGGGGAAAGCTGCACGCTGTCACAGTTGGCCGAACCCAAAACTCCACTCTCCTCAGAGACCTCCAACCAGATACCACTTACCTGGTCACTGTCAGTGCTCGACACAGCTCTGGAAAAGAAAAGGCCATGTCTGTCAAAGTGTGTACTCAGGAAG AGACTCCGGCCCTCTCTGACCTCCAGCTGACCACAGTGGGCAGTGATTCggtgcaggtggactggaagGGCAGTCTGCCTGGTTTAAGGGGCTACTGGCTTACCTGGGAGGACCAGCAAAGCTCCACCCCTGCTCAGCGCTCCTCCCTGTATCTGCCCCCTGACTCTCTGTCGACACAGCTCACACACTTGCCTCCTTTCGCTAGAGTATGTGTGTCGCCAATTTACCGCACAGCACGGGGAGAGGGACTGTGTTGCACAGCGCAGTTTCAGTCAG